Proteins encoded together in one uncultured Desulfosarcina sp. window:
- a CDS encoding glutamate-5-semialdehyde dehydrogenase — translation MTIEQTIVQMARDAKKAASVLGRCDTTRKNQALLTMADLLEQQADTIFRENRKDLERAEAAGLSAATVDRLRVDEKTIASMAGGLREVAGYDDPVGTMGPTRMRPNGLRVARMRIPLGVIGIIYESRPNVTIDAAGLCLKSGNAVILRGGSEAIASNQAMARIIAQALESTGLPPQAAQVVPTEDRAAVNALLAQEEFVDLIIPRGGEGLIRFVVEHSKIPVLKHYKGVCHVFVDESADLEMAMDIAFNAKVQRPGVCNAMETLLVNRQVAGDFLPAMARRFAEAGVELRGCPDTCAILPEATPAVEADWPAEYLNLTLAVKVVADMDAAMDHIGQYGSSHTEAIVTSHFGRAQRFQREVDASVVLVNASTRFNDGGQLGLGAEMGISTSKLHAFGPMGLEELTTKKFVVSGEGQIRE, via the coding sequence ATGACCATCGAGCAGACCATCGTGCAAATGGCCCGGGACGCTAAAAAAGCCGCTTCCGTCCTGGGGCGGTGCGACACGACGCGCAAGAACCAAGCCCTCCTGACCATGGCCGACCTGCTGGAACAACAGGCGGATACCATTTTCCGCGAGAACCGCAAGGATCTGGAACGGGCCGAGGCGGCCGGGCTTTCCGCGGCCACGGTGGACCGGCTCCGGGTGGATGAGAAAACCATTGCCTCCATGGCCGGCGGGCTGCGCGAAGTGGCGGGGTATGATGATCCGGTGGGTACCATGGGACCGACGCGGATGCGTCCCAACGGGCTGCGCGTGGCCCGTATGCGGATTCCGCTGGGCGTCATCGGCATCATTTACGAATCGCGGCCCAATGTCACCATCGACGCGGCGGGCCTCTGCCTGAAGTCCGGCAATGCCGTGATCCTGCGGGGCGGTTCCGAAGCGATCGCTTCCAACCAGGCCATGGCCCGAATCATCGCCCAGGCCCTGGAATCGACCGGCCTGCCGCCCCAGGCAGCCCAGGTGGTGCCCACCGAGGACCGTGCGGCCGTGAATGCCCTGCTGGCCCAGGAAGAGTTCGTCGACCTGATCATCCCGCGGGGCGGTGAGGGATTGATCCGGTTTGTGGTGGAACATTCCAAGATTCCTGTGCTCAAGCATTACAAAGGGGTCTGCCACGTGTTTGTGGACGAATCGGCCGACCTGGAGATGGCCATGGATATCGCCTTCAACGCCAAGGTCCAGCGACCGGGCGTGTGCAATGCCATGGAAACCCTGCTGGTTAATCGTCAGGTGGCCGGGGATTTTTTGCCCGCCATGGCCCGGCGATTCGCAGAGGCCGGCGTCGAACTGCGCGGCTGCCCGGACACCTGTGCCATTTTGCCCGAGGCCACGCCGGCCGTCGAAGCGGACTGGCCGGCGGAGTATTTGAACCTGACCCTGGCGGTCAAGGTGGTCGCGGACATGGACGCCGCCATGGACCACATCGGTCAATACGGTTCGAGCCATACGGAAGCCATCGTAACCAGCCATTTTGGACGCGCCCAGCGTTTTCAGCGTGAAGTGGATGCTTCGGTGGTGCTGGTCAATGCTTCCACCCGTTTCAATGACGGCGGGCAGTTGGGCCTGGGCGCGGAAATGGGCATCAGCACTTCCAAGCTGCACGCCTTCGGACCCATGGGGCTGGAGGAGTTGACCACGAAGAAGTTTGTGGTAAGCGGCGAAGGACAAATCCGAGAATAA
- the rsfS gene encoding ribosome silencing factor produces the protein MTPTNDAELDVYVKAALGKKARDPVLLDVSRLTSLADAFLICHGTSNRQVSAIADHIRRSLRKQGIKPLSIDGAKEGQWVLMDYGHVVIHVFYESTRSFYNLEDLWSDARRIRTESMQQAVDDTDDGMAGEVDESIYIE, from the coding sequence ATGACCCCGACAAACGATGCGGAACTGGACGTATACGTCAAGGCGGCGCTGGGAAAAAAAGCCAGGGATCCGGTTCTGTTGGATGTAAGCCGTCTGACAAGCCTGGCGGATGCGTTTCTCATCTGCCATGGAACCTCCAACCGTCAGGTGAGCGCCATTGCCGACCACATCCGGCGGAGCCTGAGGAAGCAGGGCATCAAGCCCCTGAGCATCGATGGCGCCAAAGAAGGCCAATGGGTGCTCATGGATTACGGCCATGTGGTGATTCATGTGTTTTACGAAAGCACCCGCAGCTTCTACAATCTGGAAGATCTGTGGTCCGATGCCCGGCGGATCCGGACGGAAAGCATGCAGCAGGCGGTGGATGATACTGACGACGGGATGGCGGGTGAAGTGGACGAGTCGATCTATATCGAGTAG
- the rpmA gene encoding 50S ribosomal protein L27 produces the protein MAHKKAAGSSKNGRDSNAQRRGIKRYGGQEVLAGNILVRQVGTRIHPGVNVGMGKDFTLFALIDGVVTYERKGRDRKQVSVYAA, from the coding sequence ATGGCACATAAAAAAGCAGCCGGAAGTTCCAAAAACGGTCGCGACAGCAACGCCCAGCGCCGGGGAATCAAACGTTACGGCGGTCAGGAGGTCCTGGCCGGCAATATTCTGGTCCGCCAGGTGGGAACCAGAATCCATCCGGGCGTCAATGTGGGGATGGGAAAAGATTTCACCCTGTTTGCCCTGATCGACGGCGTCGTCACCTATGAGCGCAAAGGCCGGGATCGGAAACAGGTCAGTGTTTATGCCGCGTGA
- the rplU gene encoding 50S ribosomal protein L21: MYAVVATGGKQYKVAEGDILRVEKLAGDIGSEIAFDNVLVFSDGENVKIGQPAVDGVTVHGQIVAQGKSKKIIVFKYKRRKRYRRKQGHRQPFTAVRIDRIEA, translated from the coding sequence ATGTACGCAGTGGTTGCCACAGGCGGTAAACAATATAAGGTTGCGGAAGGCGACATCCTCAGGGTGGAAAAGCTTGCCGGTGACATCGGCTCCGAGATCGCTTTCGACAATGTCCTTGTATTTTCCGACGGCGAGAATGTCAAGATCGGTCAGCCCGCCGTAGACGGCGTAACGGTCCACGGCCAGATCGTGGCCCAGGGCAAAAGCAAAAAAATTATTGTTTTCAAATACAAACGCAGAAAACGGTATCGCCGCAAACAGGGTCATCGTCAGCCCTTTACGGCGGTCCGCATCGATCGTATCGAAGCCTGA
- the nadD gene encoding nicotinate-nucleotide adenylyltransferase, whose product MRAGLFGGTFNPIHKGHLMAAEQVLERFSLDRLYIIPCREPPHKSPDYLAPAADRVHMVRLALPADSRYYISEVEIRRSGPSYTIDTVTHFADTVVPGATLFLVMGMDAFLEIHTWRRWLELLEWVQPVVVTRRLDGESDADTDRSIMDESIRTRLSGDYTYNEKNGCWQNPHEACIHLLQTLPVAVSSSQVRRRIKTGKPIAGLVPPAVKAYIEEKELYR is encoded by the coding sequence ATGCGTGCAGGACTTTTCGGCGGAACGTTCAATCCCATACACAAGGGACACCTGATGGCGGCCGAACAGGTGCTCGAACGGTTTTCTCTGGATCGCCTCTACATTATTCCCTGCCGCGAGCCACCACACAAATCCCCGGACTACCTGGCCCCGGCGGCGGATCGGGTACACATGGTCCGGCTGGCTTTGCCCGCCGATTCCCGATATTATATTTCCGAGGTTGAAATTCGCCGCAGCGGACCCTCTTATACCATCGATACGGTCACCCATTTTGCAGATACGGTCGTACCCGGCGCCACCCTGTTCCTGGTGATGGGAATGGACGCTTTTCTGGAAATTCACACCTGGAGACGATGGCTTGAACTGCTGGAGTGGGTGCAACCCGTGGTGGTGACCCGTCGGTTGGACGGGGAAAGCGACGCCGATACCGACCGGTCGATAATGGACGAGAGCATCCGGACACGATTGTCCGGCGATTATACCTATAATGAAAAAAATGGCTGCTGGCAAAATCCCCATGAGGCCTGCATCCACCTGCTGCAAACCCTTCCGGTAGCCGTTTCATCCAGCCAGGTGCGACGGCGGATCAAGACGGGAAAACCCATTGCCGGCCTTGTGCCTCCAGCCGTGAAGGCCTATATTGAAGAAAAGGAATTGTATCGATGA
- the proB gene encoding glutamate 5-kinase, translating to MKANPKPKADAIRRAVVKVGSNVLTAEAGLNINAIQSISSQICRLLDQDIQIILVSSGAMASGMKKMAFSRRPDAIPKRQAISAIGQADLIREWEKAFERFGYKVAQILLTSEDLASRKRYLNARNTMNTLLEWQVVPIINENDTVMVEEIKLGDNDNLAAMIALLLDADIFFNLTDIDGLYDKDPRVHSDARLIPRVATYSRDIEKFAGDIPGALGTGGMLSKIKAARKVTASGIPMVIAQGYRPDILIRLAAGESQGTFFAPRERKLNRKKCWIGYTVNPQGCLRVDAGAARALLRNGKSLLPSGIVDVQGQFPVGAAVSVVDDQGQPIGNGLVNYNARDIRAIMGIKSSQIKDRLGQKTYDEVIHRDNLVITGEKAQC from the coding sequence ATGAAAGCGAATCCGAAACCCAAGGCTGACGCCATTCGAAGGGCGGTGGTGAAGGTCGGCAGCAATGTGCTGACGGCCGAGGCCGGCCTGAACATCAACGCCATCCAATCCATCAGCAGTCAGATCTGTCGTCTGCTGGATCAGGACATCCAGATTATCCTGGTTTCTTCCGGGGCCATGGCTTCGGGGATGAAGAAAATGGCCTTTTCCAGGCGGCCCGACGCCATTCCCAAACGCCAGGCCATTTCCGCCATCGGGCAGGCCGACCTCATCCGGGAGTGGGAAAAGGCCTTCGAGCGTTTCGGATACAAGGTCGCCCAGATCCTGCTCACCAGCGAGGATCTGGCCAGCCGCAAACGCTACCTCAATGCCCGCAATACCATGAACACCCTGCTGGAATGGCAGGTCGTGCCCATTATCAACGAAAACGACACTGTCATGGTCGAGGAGATCAAGCTGGGCGACAACGACAACCTGGCCGCCATGATTGCGCTTTTGCTGGATGCCGACATTTTTTTCAACCTGACCGACATCGACGGCTTGTACGACAAGGACCCCCGGGTTCATTCCGACGCCCGCCTGATCCCCCGGGTGGCCACTTACAGCCGGGACATCGAGAAGTTCGCCGGCGACATCCCCGGCGCCTTGGGAACCGGAGGTATGCTCAGCAAGATCAAGGCGGCCCGCAAAGTCACCGCCTCGGGGATTCCCATGGTGATCGCCCAGGGCTACCGGCCGGACATTCTCATTCGTTTGGCTGCCGGCGAGTCCCAGGGTACCTTTTTTGCCCCTCGGGAGCGCAAACTGAACCGCAAAAAATGCTGGATCGGATACACCGTCAATCCCCAGGGGTGTCTGCGGGTGGATGCCGGTGCCGCCAGGGCCCTTTTGCGCAACGGCAAGAGCCTGCTGCCCAGCGGTATCGTCGACGTGCAGGGGCAGTTTCCGGTCGGCGCTGCCGTGAGCGTGGTGGACGACCAGGGGCAGCCGATCGGCAACGGGCTGGTGAACTACAACGCCAGGGATATCCGCGCCATCATGGGAATCAAGAGCAGTCAGATCAAAGATCGTTTGGGGCAGAAAACCTACGATGAGGTGATTCATCGGGACAACCTGGTGATCACCGGTGAAAAAGCGCAATGCTGA
- the obgE gene encoding GTPase ObgE, with protein MKFIDDVRITVQSGHGGAGCVSLRREKYIPKGGPDGGDGGRGGDVVFKATTKKRTLYHLQFNRLYKAKNGAGGEGNNRAGRSGDDLIIELPTGTLVIDAETGEILKDLVEPDEVFVVAKGGRGGLGNARFKSATNRTPRFAQPGEPGQTLDLRLELKLLAEVGIVGLPNAGKSTLVSSISSARPKVADYPFTTLTPNLGVVKTNRREPFIVADIPGLIEGAHTGTGLGIRFLRHVERTRILLHLVDVAAIDPDNPLRDYTTVNQELEQYSQALAQKPQIVVLNKMDVTWAEDAAALFKEAYGKGELLEISAATGQGLERLIAVLCNHLDELDESESETQG; from the coding sequence GTGAAATTCATCGATGACGTACGCATCACCGTTCAGTCGGGCCACGGTGGTGCCGGATGCGTAAGCCTCCGGCGCGAGAAATACATCCCCAAGGGAGGTCCGGACGGCGGTGACGGGGGGCGCGGTGGAGACGTTGTTTTCAAAGCGACCACCAAAAAGCGCACCCTGTACCACCTCCAATTCAACCGACTGTACAAGGCCAAAAACGGTGCCGGCGGTGAGGGGAACAATCGGGCCGGCAGAAGCGGCGACGATCTGATCATCGAACTGCCCACCGGGACCCTGGTGATCGATGCCGAAACCGGAGAGATTTTAAAAGACCTCGTCGAACCCGACGAGGTCTTTGTCGTTGCAAAAGGCGGCCGCGGCGGTTTGGGAAACGCCCGGTTCAAATCCGCCACCAACCGGACACCCCGTTTTGCCCAGCCAGGAGAACCGGGCCAGACCCTGGACCTGCGCCTGGAATTGAAACTGCTGGCCGAAGTGGGGATCGTCGGGTTGCCCAACGCCGGCAAATCGACCCTGGTTTCCAGTATTTCTTCGGCCCGGCCCAAGGTCGCGGACTACCCGTTTACCACCCTGACGCCGAACCTGGGCGTGGTCAAGACCAACCGGCGGGAGCCGTTCATCGTGGCCGACATCCCCGGGTTGATCGAGGGCGCTCATACCGGCACGGGGCTGGGGATCCGTTTTCTGCGCCATGTAGAGCGCACCCGTATCCTGCTGCACCTGGTGGACGTGGCCGCCATCGATCCGGACAACCCGCTCCGGGACTATACCACCGTCAACCAGGAACTGGAGCAGTACAGCCAGGCCCTTGCCCAAAAGCCCCAGATTGTGGTGCTCAACAAAATGGATGTGACCTGGGCCGAGGATGCCGCCGCACTTTTCAAAGAGGCTTACGGCAAAGGAGAATTGCTGGAGATCTCTGCCGCTACCGGTCAGGGTCTCGAACGCCTGATTGCCGTGCTTTGCAACCATTTGGACGAACTCGATGAAAGCGAATCCGAAACCCAAGGCTGA